CCTTTCGCGATCTTTTGAGCTCGACGTCTGCCAAACTTGGATCGAATGTCAGGAATGAGAATCAACTCATTCACCCCTGCAAAGGAGTCAGCAGTGATCACTTCCCAAACTCCGGTTCAATCTGCAAGGCTCGCTGATCCGGAGAAACAAATCCAGGCCGCTGGCATGGGAAAAGCAGATGCTGGAGCAGATACTAGGCCATACACATGCTCATATCGCAGGTGATGCGCAGTCGCAATGACTATCGGAGTAGGGTGTGAAGTCACTTACAGCCTCTGATCGAAATGCGACTCTCTGTACGCGTGCGGAGGAGCGGTGACTGTACGTTGCTCCACAGCGGAGTAGACAAGCCGCTGGCACCAAAGCTGCCTTGTACGCTGGCCGGTGAAGTCAGGACTTGCGAGTCGTACCGATAATGGCCGAAGCTGCTGCCAAAGCTTCCAGATGCACCTGTATTGAAAGAGTGAGTAGCTTGGTCATCGCTGGTTGGGTCGGAGGTGTTGGTATTGATGCGTGCCAGTGACGGCGTCGCCCTGCCTGACGACACCTTACTGTCGTGCCGCACACGGGCGGCGGACGGTGTGTTCGCAATTGGGCACGCGAACGACATCGTTGCGGGTGGTGTGTTTGGGTGCACGTGAGGATGGGTGAAGTTGAGGTTGAAGGAGGGGTGGGTGTATTCAAGCGGGACTGCACGACTTACCCGATCGACCACCGCGCGCGCTCAACCAGGCGCGCTAACCTTATACTCCGTCGTCTCAGTTGCTCGCAAGATCTCTCGACGTTGATGGAGGTGCATAGTAATCCTTCCTCGCCACAATCTGGCCTTATTGAGTCTGTACTCGTTGGGAAGGTGCCATCCACAGGCTCACAACACTTCAGCTCAATGTCATCAAGATGAAAGGGACTTCAATGCACTTTGTAACTCCTCAAACTCCCGTGCCACGACCAGATATGTCGATGTTACAATGTACGCTCTTGCTCGACTGAGGTCGAATTGCGCACAGACTTTGCGGGTATGCCGCCGCTAGCCACTAGCGTGCCAGAACCCTTGTCGCACGACTCACGTGGCTTTTCAGCATTGGCACAACAACAAAACACAAAGACATCGATAGCTAGCTATTGAGACCCCTTGACCATAGACTTCTAGTGCAAGACGGCCGAAGAGCGTGTAGTGGATCGTTCATCTCAAAGATCTGGTCGATGTAATCTGTCGTTGTGTCAATCTTAGCAACCGTCGCTAACTACTATTCCATGCCGCAAGGGTATCGTTCTACTGCCACAGTCCAATCGAAGCGCCAACGAGCATGCACAACTGCGACACTCCCGTCAAGCGGCTCGGTCGACGCGTTATCGTGATGCATTAGCTGAGGATAGAATGTTCCCAAGCCACGAGTGGGACTTTGGCCATCTCAGATATCGAGGTGGATGACCCGCGATGGCTTGCAGACAATCTCTAGTCGTCCTCCGCAGCTCCGTCGCGATTACTCACAGCACCATAGTCAGATCTGCGAACACCTGTAGGTTTTCAGTTTTGCGTTTCGGAGTTCATGTTCAAAGCGTGCACTCACCCTTGGGTCTTCCGGTGATGTCTTGCCAAGTTGCACCGAATCTCCGTCCAGTACTGGCCAGCAGAccttcctcttcttcctcaCGCAGATCGTCATCGAGTTGTTCTTCATCCAGCTTCGGCACTCTGAAGAGAGTGACAATAAAGACGATGATGAAGATGCCCAAGAAGGCAAATTGCGCGTAAAAGTCGACCACACCAAAGTATGGGAAGTTGGCCGTAATGCGGTTCAAGAAAGTGCTGATCACTGTTGGCGTGCAGACCATCTTCGCAACTGGGTTGTCAGTACGCTCAGAGCATGGTCTGATCGCCTTGTGGTGCTTGCTGCAGTCTGGCTGGAGATCAGGAGTGTGCGAAGGCCGGTCGCAGAACGTTTGAGGACCGAACGTCGCATACGTCGGCGCAACGACCATCGCCAAGCTGTAGTTCAACGCCAGAACCATAAGCGTGAGTAGCACAGTGGCCATGAGCATGGCATTTGGAGTCGTATGCCCTTTCCTGATCTTGAACAAGGTGACCCAGAGGATGCGAATGCCAATTGTAGCCAGGCCGACCACTGTTGCGCCGAAGAATAGCAGCGTGAGGAGCAAGAAGATGATGTAGTCGATTGGAAAGACTCGGGCCGCATGTGTGAGTAGCGCATTGACGGGCTGGAAGATCTTCGTCTTGCCGAGCAGGTAGCCGCATGAGACACCGCACACTGAGTTCTTGATCTTGTCAACCATCGTGATGAGCATGCTAGCGAAGATGATGAGCGTGATGACTCCAATCAGCAGACCAAAGATCAGCTTGAGTGGACGGAAGATCGCTTCCAGCTTCAGCCAGACACGAATGAAGAAGTTGGCACCTTCACCAGAGTTCTCAGATGCGAGTCGTTCGCGACGCCTCAGTGTGCGCTCCTCGCGGTTCAGAGCCTCCAGTTCGCGGCGATCACGGGGATCGAGGCCACCTTCACGACCCTCTCCCCGTAACTCAAGCTGCCTCTGGCGTTCCTGGTTCTGGGCCAGCTGGCTGGATGTGTTCTCAGCAAGCTGAGGTGCTGACACTCTCGGGGCAGATTTGATCAGGGACACTGGAAGTAGAGCAAGACCGGGTGCCGTGTAAAGGCAGTAAAGAATGGTGCCCACAAGCATGAGCACACCAATTGAGAAAGTCAAGGCCCGTTCACCGTCTGTAATGTTTCGTCAGTATTGGGTTCCCACAAGCAGGACCACACACACGTACGGTTCTCGGTCAGCAAGTCCTTGAAGTAATCCAGATCTTTGTGCTCGTCTCTTGCTTTCTTGGCTACTGGCACGAAGAAGCCGACCAAGAACAGAATGACACAAAGCAGCAGGAAGCTGAATGTCCACTTGAAAGCACTCCATAACCTGTCCGCGACAGTCTGTTGTCCCTCATCGTAAGCCTCGTAGTAGAAGTATGTAAAAGGTACGACCAGTAGGCAAAGCACGGCGTCGAGGCTGTACAGTGTGTAGTAAACGATCTTGAGCGTGTGGATTGTGTCGTCGACTTTGTCTGGTGTCGCCCAATCCTTCTTCCTTCCCAGCTTCCGTGCAGTCGTCGACGAGACTAGCGCAATGTCGACTGGCATCAACAGCACAGTCGCCAGCAGCGCCAGAACAGTGATCCAGCATATTATCGTAACTGCCACGGTTCGCTCGCCGGGCTTCTGGTAGACGAAGACGAAGATGGCGGATATGAAGAAGATGATGGCTAGGCAGACGGCGTACGTCACCCAGATGAGGGAGGTCTCGATGAGCGCCATCAAGTCGGTGTCTGCTCTCTGGGAAAGCTGCGGCCTCTCTTGCTCTCGAGTTGTTTCGCAAGCGCCGGAGCTTGAGCCGGTGGTGTTGTTGGTTGTGGTGTTTCAGAATGTGGCTTCGACGCCTACATGTACTTTGTACTTTCCTCACAGCACGACTTCCAGCTGCACAGCGACTTCCTCTCCTACACCTGCTCTTTCCACCAGGCAGCAATCGGCAGAAGGAACGAAGGAAGAAAGAGGAGTCGCCGGCCAAAACCAAGGCACAGTCCCTCTTTCCCAGAAGAGGAGCTTGCGAACAAGGTTGCATCGTCATCGCGGAGCCGTGCCACCCCTGCACGCGTTCTAGCGCGAATGACCCGGAGCTGTGGACTCGTGGATGGTCAAGAGATGCAACTGCCAACAACAATCCGGCGCATGTGAAATTACCGGCCATTGACAGCAACAGTGATGAAGAGGAGGAAGACACACCACAATGCAGTGCTATACTGAGCTCCTACCGCCTACTGCCGTCACCCACGCGCTCTCCCTCCCATTCCtgaatgcaggtgcgaacAATCTCATAGTCGCAAAGACATCCTTGCTGCAGGTCTTCAATGTCGCGACCTTTGATGGACGCGATAAGCTGGTGCTTGTCGGGGAGTATTCACTATCGGGCACGATCACGAATCTCGCGCGGGTGAAGTTACCAGATACCAAGGCAGGAGGCGATGCGCTGCTTCTGGCCTTCAAGGATGCGAAACTGAGCTTGATCGAATGGGACCAGGAGAATCACCGCATCAGCACGATCAGCATACACTACTATGAAGGTGACAATGTCGTCAGCCAGCCCTTTGGACCGAGTCTCGCCGACTGCGAGAATATCCTGACAGTGGACCCAAACTGGAGATGCGCGGCGTTGAAGTTTGGGACGAGGCAGCTGGCAGTGTTGCCCTTCAGGCAGCCGGATGATGAGCTGGGAGTGGAAGAGGATGAAGATGCAGAGCCCGCGTCAGCCACAGTGAAGAGGACAGAATCGATCGCGCAGAACGTCAATGGGGTAGTGGAGCAGACACCGTACAAGGCATCCTTTGTGCTTGCTCTAAGCACCTTACTGGAGGACATACGATACACTGTGGATTTGGCATTTCTATATGGCTACCGCGAGTCTACGCTTGGAATACTGTCGTCCAGCGTTCAGCGATCGAGCGCATTGCTGAATGTGCGCAGGGATGTCCTCGAGTATCGCATGTTCAAACTCGAGTTGGAACAAGGCGAGTCCACAGAGCTGCAGGTCGTCAAGCAACTGCCCAACAGTCTTTGGAAGGTCGTATGTCTGCCAGCACCTGTGGGTGGTGCGCTTCTGATAGGTACAAACTCTTTTGTGCACGTTGACCAGAACGCCAAAGTCAATTCCGTCGCTGTCAACGAGTTTGCCAAGCTGGAGAGTGATCGTGGAATGGAGGATCAGTCAGACCTGAACCTCAAACTTGAAGGATGCAGCGTAGAAGTTCTGGATGCCGAGAGCCGTCAATTGCTGGTCGTACTACACGACGGTTCGCTCGTGACTATATACTTCCAACTAAGTGGCCGTAGTATACAAGGTCTGAAGGTTTCGAGAGTCGCTTCCGAAAGCGGAGGTGATCTTATCAAAGCGGCGCCATCATGCGTGGCAAGAGTGGACGATAACAAGGTGTTCGTTGGAAGTGAGGATGGAGCGTCTTCCTTGGTCCGATGGAGCCGACATACCACTGGTCTGAGTAAGAAGCGATCGCATGGTCAGATGCTGGGACAAACTGGCGACGAGGAGGAGGAAGAGGTGGTCGAGGATGACGACGATGATCTATACGATGCCGCGCCCGAGTCGAAGAAGCGTGCTACTTCCACGGATGGCGTCGTGGAAACGGCCCCAAGTTTTCAGATTCAAGACGAGCTAGACTCCCTCGGGCCCATCAACGACATATGCCTTGGCAGGTCAGGCGAAGCACAAGCAGACCGGCTTCAATTGATGCTAGGTACCGGTCGAGGCAGAAGCAGTCGAGTATCGTGCCTCAACCGCGATATCGTCCCTATAAGTGCTCGAAAGAGTGCTCTCGGTACCGCCAAGAGCGCATGGGCTGTTCATGCGAAACGCGACGATCCTGAAGAAGATGGCTACGATAATCTTCTATTCGCTTACGACGGGCAAGACACGAAGATATACGATGTTGATGAGGTCGGTTATATGGAGCGCACGGCACAAGAGTTCGAACACGAGGGTGAAACCATCGATGTCCAAACATTAGCCAAGGATACCATAATCGTACAGTGTCGAAGATCGGAGATTCGGACCTACGACGCAGACTTAGCGTTGAGCCAAATCATACCTATGGTCGACGAGGAAACAGACGAAGAGTACGGAATTGTACATCTTTCATTCTGCGACCCATACCTGCTTGTCATCCGTGACGATAGCAGCGTCCAGGTCCTGCAGGTGCAAGGGAAGGAGATTGAACCCCTGGAAGGGGAGGGAGACATCGCAGAGAAGAAATGGCTAAGTGGGTCGATTCATGCTGGTAGCCTTACCAAAGATGAACCAGTCCTCTTCCTGCTCAGCGCCCAAGGCAGCATGCACATTTTCAGTCTGCCAACTCTCGAGCCAGTGTATCACGCCCCTGCACTGCCACACTTGCCGCCTGTGTTGTCTTCAGACATGCCGCAACGGCGCGCTGGGCCTAGAGAAGCTCTTACTGAGCTTCTCGTGGTCGAGTTGGGCACGAACGGTGTTGACATGCCGTACGTGCTCGCAAGGACGGCTCTGGACGACCTCGTGCTCTACGAACCCTTCCATCATCCAGCAACGGCATCAGTGGACGCCTGGTACACCAATCTCCGCTTCAGTAAAGTGCCGATCACTTACATACCAAAGTACAATGAAGCGATAGCCCAAGAGGAGTCAACGCGGCCGCCGCCACTCCGATGCATCGAAATCGGTGCGTACAACGCGGTCACGATACCAGGATCACCGCCTCTCCTACTGGTGAAAGAAGCCTCGAGCCTACCAAGAGTGCTAGAAGTCAAAATTACAAACGAGACGAATCACGTCGCCAGCCTCTTGCCTATACACCTCGATCACTGCAAAATGGGATTCGCGGCGTTAGGTGTCGATGGGTCGCTCGAAGAGTACCATCTGCCGTTGTCGACTTGGTATGGCACCGGGTGGAGCGTGCAGCAAGTGGACTTAGGCCCTGACGATCTCGAGGTCCGCCATTTGGCGTATCATGAGAACAGAGGGGTGTACGTTGTGGCAACGTGTAAGGATGTCGACTTTTACTTTGCGGAGGATGATCACCGGCATCTAGGACAATCTGGTGGAGGACAAGATGGTAAGTCCTGACTCTTTCACAGGCATAATTTGGTTCTCACGGCTAATAAACCGCAGATATCGCACTCCGACCACAGGTGAAGCAATACAGCATCCATACTGTCTCCTCCAAAACCCATCGCATCATCGGCAGCTACGACATGCCATACCTCGAAGCCATCACAGCGCTCAAAGTCATGCCTCTCGAGGTCTCCGAGCTCACACACGACAACGAGCTCCGCATCCTGATCAGCACAGCTGCAATGCGTGGTGAAGACATGCCAGCAAAAGGCGCCATCATGGTCTTCAACCTGATCGACGTAGTCCCAGAGCCTGACAGCCCTGAGAGTGGCATACAACTACATCTCGACGCCAGGGAGGAGACCAAGGGAGCCATCACAGCCCTTGCTCCCTTCCCTGGTGGCTTCGTGGGAACGGGACAAGGTCAGAAGATCATGATCCGCGGCCTTAAGGAGGATGGAACATGTTTGCCTGTCGCGTTTCTCGATGCACAATGCCATACAACCACCATGAAGACGCTCGGCAAGTCAGGCATGTGGCTTGCCGGCGATGCCTGGAAGGGTCTCTGGTTCGGCGGCTTCACAGAAGAACCTTACAAACTGACTGTCTTGGGCAAGGCGCCGAAGACGCAGATGGAAGTGGTGGCGGCGGATTTCCTGCCGTTCGACGGTGCACTTTACATCCTCATCGTTGATGCAGATATGGATTTGCATGTCCTGCAGTATGACCCGGAAAACCCGAAGTCGCAGAACGGCATGAGATTGTTGCACAGGAGCACCTTCCACCTGGGCCATTTCGCCACGAACATGATGCTACTGCCAAGCTCTCTCAATCCTTTCGGCGAGAACCAAACTTTCACCAACGGGGACACAGGAGATGCGCCAGGAGAGTCATCACCACTCTTCCATGTCCTGACCACCTCACTCACCGGGTCTATTGGGATGATTACACCACTGGATGAGTCGTCGTATCGACGTCTGTCAGCGCTGCAGACTCACCTTACAACGATCCTGGAACATCCCGCTTCGCTGAACCCGCGTGCGTATCGTGCGATTGAGAGTGAGAGTTTTGGAGGAGCAAGAGGTGTGGTGGATGGGAATATCGTCAGGAGGATCAATGAGCTGGGCGCAGCGAGGAGAGCTGATGTGCTGGGGAGGGCGGGCGCGGATAACTGGAGTAT
Above is a genomic segment from Fulvia fulva chromosome 3, complete sequence containing:
- a CDS encoding putative lysosomal cobalamin transporter; protein product: MALIETSLIWVTYAVCLAIIFFISAIFVFVYQKPGERTVAVTIICWITVLALLATVLLMPVDIALVSSTTARKLGRKKDWATPDKVDDTIHTLKIVYYTLYSLDAVLCLLVVPFTYFYYEAYDEGQQTVADRLWSAFKWTFSFLLLCVILFLVGFFVPVAKKARDEHKDLDYFKDLLTENHGERALTFSIGVLMLVGTILYCLYTAPGLALLPVSLIKSAPRVSAPQLAENTSSQLAQNQERQRQLELRGEGREGGLDPRDRRELEALNREERTLRRRERLASENSGEGANFFIRVWLKLEAIFRPLKLIFGLLIGVITLIIFASMLITMVDKIKNSVCGVSCGYLLGKTKIFQPVNALLTHAARVFPIDYIIFLLLTLLFFGATVVGLATIGIRILWVTLFKIRKGHTTPNAMLMATVLLTLMVLALNYSLAMVVAPTYATFGPQTFCDRPSHTPDLQPDCSKHHKAIRPCSERTDNPVAKMVCTPTVISTFLNRITANFPYFGVVDFYAQFAFLGIFIIVFIVTLFRVPKLDEEQLDDDLREEEEEGLLASTGRRFGATWQDITGRPKGVRRSDYGAVSNRDGAAEDD